The DNA segment TATGGGAAAAAATTACAAGGATATTATATAAAGCATTTTCATATGTGGAAAAATGTGTTagataaatattaatttcatttataaaacgTCAGACTGAAAAATGGATGTAGAATTTCCTTTTACATAGAGTTTGCTTATTTTCTTCTCTGTATTCCAGAAATGACCTGAGGAACCAACACCATATACACTGTTAATGTGGAAAATATTACATTGAAGATTTAGTTTTAAGGCTCGTGTTAAAGTCTCACCAATTTGTCAGGGTGCAGCTCCTATTCTCTCATGGAAgatttttccatctgaccaagtttTCAGTGAGAAATTCCCATTGATTTGTAGCTTCTTCCCAATCTATGAGATCCAAATGAACAGAACAGTAACACGAACAGCCAGTAGACGACAGTTAAAAGTGGTGAAAGATACAGCTCAATGTTACTCTTTCCACTGCTCTCACCTCCTCTGAAAGTCTATCTATGATTCCTGCAGCATTTGGGTCGACTCCATTCCTAGCCTTCACTTCAACCCTCAACATGACTTTAACAGCTAGGTGAAACCAAAAGTCATCAATGTCTCCATGAATAAAACACtcactaaaatgaaaacatgggCACTTACATCCACAAATGATTCCGGCATCTTTCTCGTGGCCACATCTGTTTGGAATTGCATTATATGAACAGCCCATCAAAGAAGGCTCATTCCCAGAACACTTTACATTATTCATCCAAACCGTTCCTGAACCCATTCCAAAATAGGCAGCACTCTTAACTTCCAAAACTGTCCCACAGCCCAGTtgtctacacaccactgcagcatctgaTGCATCCCATCcaacatcacacactgttccccactgaccggCAAGAAGAACCTCCACTCGTCCAGAACAGGGGTTGGTGGTGCTGACCAGCCTAACGTTATCTATTGCTCACACAAAGGAATAAAGTTTACATATAATGGGAGCGTGatcataaaatacatataaaatcacTTCAGTCTTACATAGATTACACTGTATGCTGTTAAAAGGTTCACACTCACCCTTACAGATGACTCCTGCATCTTTCTCATGTCCACAGCTGCCTCTTCCCCATCCACTTGATTTACAATCTCTTAGTCTTGAGTCAGTGTTGGAACATTGTAAATCACTTATCCATACAGGCCCTGACCCTGGACCGAAATGAGCAGCGCTCTTTGTCTCAATCACATCCCCACATCCcatctctctacacaccactgaaGCGTCTGTCAGATCCCAgccatcatcacacactgttccccatgCTCCATTATAAAGAACCTCCACTCGTCCAGAACAAGAGCCGTGTCCATTTATGAGCCTGAGAGAAGCTAAAAGccacacaaatgaaagtaaaagaaacttaaaaacatattttttttatttacaatgactataaatttactgtttttcttattatattttacacTTCCAAACACTTCCGCATTAAAGaaacagttctctctctctcaaaaaaaaaaaaaaaacccattcacCCTTGGGCCACCCTAACGAAAAAGGAgattattcaagtgtgctattaatatacttcttttaaacttaaaacgGGAAAGTAtggttttagtttactttttatgtacttctaaaattacatttaagtatacttgacttatacttacaaaaagagtctaaatatatttgagctatactcctagaatccgtGTTGTCAGTATTATACaatagagggcgctagtacacattttctgcacagaatttcccaaaaaacacaagtgaagaagaaaaaagaaacaccagatactaacacatgtaacacaatcatccgacatgaaacagcatcaaaactgtaacgttatggaataaaatgaccGATGAGGagataataattacagtcaagctttagggtgttgatcgactccatctacgttttgattatcattctgaatcaaattaatagtctttttttcagctttttgttcaaaatgttatttcttattttttatgaaacttacccacatggaagtgtttaaaaaagaatacatgaagctagaataaaatgtttttgtttacaagcagataccctgttctttctttgggtgttttgtatgttcagatataacaaaatatttacgaATGAAAACCTACagtaaatagggacatagtagtatacttaaagtatgatgtaaagttcacttaaagaaaacttatgagtatacttgcagtataaactAGTAGTTTATTGATACTTTACTTCGTTCAaaatgtacaaagtatttaattagtatcattcaaagttcacttttagtataactgcagtacaaactacaaacatagagatAAACTAGTTGTttactactgttatacttaaagtatacttaaaagtatacttttatatactagaaagtgggccaatttagtcccaaggagtattgaaacagtacacttacaagtatactactagaacactgatatttgtatacttgcgaCAAAAAGTatacttacataaaaatatacttgaactttacttaagtatacttaattaacttgaagtatactactttttggtaagggcatccaagatgtagatgagtttggttCTTCATCTAAACCAATTTCGATATCATTtattcaccaatggatcctctgcagttaaCGTGCAGACtaacaacatcacaataatccacattattttgttcagttcagtccatcagttaacatcttgagaagcaaaaagctgcatgtttgtaacaaattaatccattataaaaaatgtttacattttaaactgtttCTTCAGTTTAAAAATTTGAGTCCtttatctataatattgctttcttcagtgaaatgGTAGTCTCTTCTGAATCAGTAAAGATATATGCACAGaccaagcaccatttacaagttaAAACagttacaaacaaatattttggtgaaatttgagaggacaacaggggatgagCTTTTTCCATCGAGGAAGCATTAATTATAGATACTGGACATTTTGCCCGAAGCAATGGTTCGACACCTTATTGATggctttgtttcttacaaacatgctgctttttgttttgcaagatgttaactgatggactggagttgtgtggaatACTGCAatgtttaatcagctgtttggactctcattctgacagcatccTTTTACTGAAGAGGATTTATTAGTAAGCAAATGATATAATGGTAAATTTGTCCAAAtcttttcttataaaaaaaggtatattttcatttctgggttaaCCATTCCTTTAATCACTCCTTTTTTCTATGTAATAAAAGAGAAAGTGTAGAAAATGTGTGGATTATACTTACGATCACAGATGACTCCAGCATCCCTTGAATGGTCATACATTCCCCATCTTTGAAATTTACAATCAGTGAGCATGGTCTCATTTCCAAAACAGTTCACAAAGCCCATAAATATTTGTCCAGGTCCTTGTCCAAAATAAGCACCACCTTTTGCCTCTATAGCATCTCCACATCCCATCtgtctacacaccactgcagcatctgaTAGATCCCAGCCATCATCAAACACGGTTCCCCATTGACGGTCACGAAAAACCTCAACTCGTCCAGAACAAGAGGTTATGCCATTCAACAGTCTGATGTTAACTAATGCCCACAAAAATGTAAGTGTTACCAGTGAACATAAAATGATTAGTTTATTCTATTAATTTTATGTACTAGGTTTTGAACTCACGTTGACAGGCTACTCCGGCATCTTTCTCATGTCCACAGCTGTTTTGTCCCCATCCCTTTGAATTACAGTTTCTCAGAGTAGAGGAACTGGCACACTGTAAATCACTTAGCCAGATGATTCCTGATCCCGGTCCAAAATAAGCAGCATTCTTTGCCTCTATAATATTCCCACAGCCCAGTTctttacacaccactgcagcatctgaCTGATCCCATCCATCATCGCATACTGTTCCCCATCGGCCATCAAAGAAAACTTCAACTCGTCCAGAACAAGAGTTAGTGCCATTCACCAGCTTAACAAGTGCTAATGGCCAGATGGACAAAAGATTAAGAAACAagctgtatatatacatatatgttaaGGGGTCATCGGATGGAAAAAAATCTCTTTTACATGTTGTTTCAACAAAATGTGTGTTGACAGTGTTTGTATAGATCCCCCTATAATGATAATATCaacccaggttttttttttttatccctattAATaatcccctttctcaaatcaagcctTTCTCAACTTCTTGGCCACGTGAAGTCACAAAGACCAAGGCCCCTTCCAAAACTGTTGACTGAAACTGGCGTTTTACCTTAGTCCCACCTTGAGTAACCTGTCATCTTTCTGCCATTGTTTTGATGCCGGAGGGGTAGACATGAATAAATCCTAAGCGATTTAAGtattttgttgttggatgtaatattgaacatagcagtcatcatttactcctgacatctgagctGCTAAAGAGAAAAGGGTTTAACTGCAGCCTGGAAATCTCCAAATGGGGGCAGGAACTCCAAAATGGGGCGAGAGCTCTAAAACAGGGTATGGCTTCCTCCCattaacagacagacacatgaTACTCATGCACACAATTAAAGTTAGCAAGTTTAGCACTAGTTAGCAATGTTACCCCATTGAAGAGAGGGGATGGGTCAGCAGAGCTCGTTAGCATTTAAATAGTCAAGCAACAAAATGGTTTGCTGAGTGCAGAGCTGTTTTTGGCAATATAAagagggtgttgttttacactaccaatAGAGAAATTTtaaacagacttttcattaagaccctaaagaatcatatcaacatccgatgacccctttaatgcaaCGTCATCATAAAGATTATAATGAAtcacagtttttcatttttgggtgtaccaCACTTGATGTTTTGTTACTCACATAGGGACtgcatactgaaaatatttttgaaaatattttaatgcatggcAATGGAACAACTTACATTGACAGATGACTCCAGCATCCTTGTAATGCAAACTGTAATCTTCTGTATTTTGGGATTTACATGCAGCAAGGGTGATTTCATTTCCAACGCAGTTGACATCATTCAGCCATACTGGTCCCCCACCCTGTCCAAAATAAGCAGCAATCTTTGCCTCTCGAGCATCTCCACATCCcatctctctacacaccactgcagcatctgaTAGATCCCAGTTATTATCACAGACTGTTCCAAACTCAGGGTTTCCCCAGCGATAATAGAATATCTCCACTCTTCCAGAACAAGCATTGAAGCCATTTTCCAACCTAATTCTGCCTGAATTATGATATAATTAGTGCTGTTGTCAGAGGGAATTATATAATGCACTTTCTTATTTTCATGGATAAGACTTGTGAGGCAACAGAAATATTATAGATTATTTTCAACCAAATTTCTATGCATAGCATTTGTGGCATGATTTAAATTAACCAAATTATATCCTAATTTTTAAAAAACTGAATATTCCATGCAAGTGCTTTAAATATAAGCAACAAAAATATATGCTAAAATGTATACTCACTTTGACAGGCGACTGCAGCATCCTTCTCATGTCCACATGAGTTTTGTCCCCATCCCGGCAAATTACAGTGTCTCAGACTCGTTTCAGAGTAAGAACATTGTACATCACTCAGCCATACTGGTCCTGATCCCTGGCTAAAATATCCACCAATCCTTTGCTCGAAAACATCTCCACAGCCCATTTCTTTACATATCACTGCAGCATCGGAATAATTCCAGCCGttatcacacactgttccccacagATTTTCATTGAAAACCTCCACTCGTCCAGAACAAGAGTGACTGCCATTCACCAGTCTGACAAGGGCTAATGTCCACACAGAGCAGAAAACAGAATCAGAAATAAATATTAACCGTGCTCACACTGCAACAAAGCAGCTGTTATTTCAAGTGAAATACCAGTAACTTACAGTCACAGATGACTCCAGCATCCTTTGAATGGTCACATGTAAAGTATCCAAATTTCTTAGAGCTGCAACTGCTCAATGTAGGCTCATTTCCAACACATGCAATATTGCTCATTAGTACATATCCCCCTCCTGGTCGGAAAAAAGCACCACTCTTTGCCTCAATAGCATCCCCACAGCCCATCTCTTTACACACAACAGCAGCATCTAACAGATCCCAgccatcatcacacactgttccccactgactgTTATAGAAAACTTCCAGTGTTCCAGAACAAGAGTTATTGCCATTTACCAGTCTTATTGATTCAGACGCACTTGAAATGGTATTGCCAAGAACTtcatgttaaaagaaaaaatatgaagagttaaaAACACTGGCATTATCTGTAAAAATATGCTTGTGTTAGTATTGCTACTTACTCAGAATGAGCCACATGGAGCACAGCATTTTTGCTTGTCAATAACTGGATTTGTCTGGGAAATGACACAAAATGGCATGTACCAGACACCAATATTATTGTTGACACCAGCGAGAACTACAAAAATAGATGCTATGTTATATTATCAAAATCCATATGCACAAAGAACAATCACTGAAACTGTATTTTCGAACTGAAATTTTTAAACTCACCAGCAATGTTCACTTCTGCCTTTGTTTTTCTGTCCCTAAATTGGCAGGTCCACTCCTGTTAGGCACATGATTAGAATCAGgcatatttaaatgttatgttatgtaaatGTTAGGACATAGGGGTGAGTTTGAGGTTACGGTTGGTTAAATCTGTTTGGCTCTGGTTCCTCCCACTGTCTGGCTTCAAAACAGCTTTTTACTAGAAGTCCAAGAAAGTGAAATCAAATGTGTCTCACAAATAACCATGACATCAAAAAATACATCGGTGCATTCCAGAAGCAAACATGATAcacataaatgtatttgaaacaaCATATAAGCTATAGTATATGCAATATATGAAACTGGCTTGGCTGAAATGAAGCGTGTGTCTCGTGCCTTGTGCTTCTTTGAGTATCATTCAAATTGCACTTTAACCCTTTTAGATTTGCTTTACTACGTACTTAACTTTGCATCTTTAATTTGACCACTGATCCCTCATGATCCCAGGTCTTAAATTTCATTTTAGCTGAAGTAATACTTTCGTCTGTCCTTTTACAGAGAATCTACATAAAAAGGACAGGacgttttttttattcttatcatTATAATCTTTAGGATAATTCAGGTCTGATTTAAAAACCAAATTTGAATTGTATTTATGACCACTGAGATCTTAAAAGTTActtgtaattttgttatgtaattGTTCTCGTAATACATTCAAAAGAGTTTCATCAACAGTGACTTAAGCTTATCAGCTATTATTGTggtgtttattgttttgtttatggaGAGATTAGTGCATAGAAAACTATGTTTTATACTACAActacaaatataaattaattctctttttgtgtccgtTTTTATTTCAGAAAGGTGCAGATTCCATTtgggttatttatttaatatgcagttaacaaatattaattgaCATATAAACAAGTTTTGTAAAAAGATATATCTTACACTAAAAATAAAGTAGTTTAAGATATATCTTTTTACAAAACTTGTTTATacaattttccaaaaaataaaaaaaattaactcattGTTTACCTTAAAATATTTGAAGGCACATCCGATGTGAAATCTATGGCTCACATTAATCAGATGCTTtgtatattattcaaatatactTTAAGGGTTTAGAACAATTTGTGCTTCTTAAAGAATAATGCAAAGAATTTTGAATTGAGTCTTTCAGTTTTTGgctaaaaatgtatgtgtaatcATATTCAATATGATTAGAACTATAAATACAGAACTCTTTATATCAGGCAGTTGTATACTGTTAGTATCACAGGATTCAGATGAAGTTAATGCTTAAACTTATCTCGATGTCATTTAGATCTCATTTTGTAATATGGTTTGTTTTTACTGAGTCCAACTACTTTTGATATAAAATTGTGAATAATGAGAGGCAAAAAACATGACACTTAGAGAACatttataatagaaaatatggtgcattaaaaaagtttaaagagTCAGTTGAACTGACTGACTGACAAATCTGTTTTCAGTTGAATATGCCACTATAATAAAAGTGATAAATGCAAGAGGTGTTTGTATGTGTCCACAAGACAATCCATTTTATTCAAACTCTGACAGGCCGGCTAAGTTGAACATCTAAATCTCttgtttggtttgtgtgtgtgtgtgtgtgtgtgtgtgtatgtgtgttttggcAAGCTTCATTTTCCTTCTGTTTGACAACTGCATCTGTCATTATGGGATTTAAGAGGATTGTTCAAAGATGAAAAtttatcatttgctcaccctcaagttgttctaaacctgcatgattttcttttttttatctggagcacaaaaaaatgatattttgaagaatggtggAAACTAGCAACTGTTtcatacattcttcaaaatacattCCACAATCTTTacattgttattttgtatttttttaggcCTACACCTActtacatgcaaaaataaatgcattttaaaactttttttagtatTGGTGACGgctaaaagtatatatatttaattatatttatttataaaaaattgcatttctATGTAATATGTTCATACataatacatttcttatttttaacagACAATTCAATTCACTCCACTCattctaaccctaaccatacAGTAAGTAGTTAATATTACTTAGTactgaaatatataattacactgtatgAATGACAACATGAAATAAAGTGTATATTACATTCTCACTTAATGCAGTACACCAAAGTAATGGTACTGAGAATAAGGCGTCAGTCCAGCGCCTTTAACTTGAATTTCCCACCGACCACAAGGGTTTTTGTTGGTTGGGTGAACTTGGGTCAGAACTTTGCTCGGTCCCGCCCTCCACCTCCCCCAAATAACCCACCGCACTGTCACCCAGCTGCCTGGCGAACTGGCCAGACTGGTGTCTGCAGCAGCAGTCCGGCTAGGAGCCCACAATCACCTGAGAGCCCATGCGGGACgcattaaaaacattgtccagGCTCAGTCCCAGTAAAGCAAGAGTCAGTGTTAAGCCAAATTCTTACCCCCGCCATATTATTACCTCCCTAGTGATGGTGGGTTTAGGGTTGGGTGTGGTggaggggttaggattaggcaatGCGGGAGTATTTTTAATGCAATGTTGCAATGTTGAACTTTAGTCTTTGCGGTGGTATGACAAATTGAGCCATTCTGATTCTAATAAGAGTTTCTCTTGAACTTCCATTTGCAGCTCTGCTCAAGAATAACTTAATCCTTCAAGGGATTAATAACTCAACACTGAACACAGAAAATCATGACAAATCAtgacaaatctatctatctatctatctatctatctatctatctatctatctatctatctatctatcttgtttatatatttataaaaaaattataaatctcaatatttatacatgcaaatattttcaaaatatatactgtacgtgtgtgtacatatatatacataataaatatacactgtacacacaaatacagcacattatgtaaacaaaatattttattttggatgtgattaatcgcgattaatcatttgacagcacaacaatatttatataatcaatgtacaattataattaattggCTGTAAAACATTCAAGAGCAATTGCACTCTGCAATCAGTGTAACATCCATTATGGGCcattaacagaaaaaaagttactgAATACATATGAGACACACATATTTATCTATTATATTTCAGGCAGTATTGGAAGCTAAATGGACTATTGGACAAAAACACAAGTCATTCAGAGTCATGCgaactttaattatatataagataattaacattttaaacattcaatctAACATTTATGACACACTTGCAGTGTTAATCTTTGTATTTTTCCAAAAACCTTTTGCTGGTCTCATCCATAAAAACTCAAGAACTCAAGAAACTGCAGCAAGTATAATGAAAGTCTACATGAGGCAAATTCATGATGCTTTTTTAATTTCAACGGGCTTGTCTTTGCAGTCTGGGTGAAAGACGATTGGCAAGCAGACAAGTGAGGGCTATACCTGCCACCTGGGTGAAAGCAAGACACAGGACTGTTGCTGCAATatgaaaaatgttgtcatttaccAAGCTGAAGACTTTGCGGAAACAACCGTGAGCATGAATCCCCGCGAGCTCAGTGTCACTAAATATACTCTCTGGCAATGGTCTATTGAGACAGCCTTTGCGTTTCACACAGCAACTGTCTGGCAACGACACAGCAGAAGAATCATTCCCCAAACCTCCTGTTGAGTTAACAGTATCCTGAATAGCCCAATTGGACATGAGCCAATCGCGCCAACCCTCAGCGCCACAGCAATCAAGTGCCCTCTGCAAACTGTCCAGTGCATCTGCGCGGCCCTCATCTTCTCCATAGTCCAACACAGCGTTCTTAAGCCCACTACGGAAACCTTCGGCAATATCCTCCCTGTAAAAGAGCCCCGAGAGACCCGCCGCTAGTCCACCCAtgagtgtggccaactggaaaaAGCCATATGCCCTCAGAAGGTAGGGAAGGTTGGCAGCCACTCCCAAACATCCCAAAAAGCCCCAAGTGGTCACAACAGCACCTGTGCATAACAAGATGATGGGCGCATTTGGGTAGCGGTTCGTAGAGAGTAGCATGTAGTCAAACAGCGAAGCTTGCGCCCAGACTCCTAAGGTGAAGATCGCAAGGCCTGCTGCCCAAAAAAGGAAGCTGAAAATCAGGAGCGCAAGGCGCAGCAAGGGCATGACTCCCACCGTCCGGCAGCAAGGTGGAGCAGCACCCACAGCAGGCACAGGGGGTGCCAGCGAGGCCTCTGAGCACAGCGATAATGAAAGACGTTGCTGTTGATCAGCATACTTTCGGGAGGGTGAGAGCAGATATCCAGGGAGCGCTGAAGGCCGTCGGGAAACAGAAGGCAGAGCCACTCGAAGTGGGGACGTCAGTCTTTGAGCACCGTGCAGCTCTCTTTCCCACTCTTTTGAACTGCAGGGACTCGGTCCAGCTGGTAGCGAGTCGTAGGGTGGTGCAAAGCTCATGGCCCCGTCTTGCGCTTTATCTATCACCATTTCACTCTCTTTATTTGACTTCTTCCTTTGTTTGATCCGCTCTCATCTCTCCCACCTGTGTTTTACGGCTGGTTATTAATCCACCAGGGCATATTCACAACCTTGTTTCACCATAAATCGTCTTTGGATGAACGCATGGCACTCTTATCTTCGCCTGCAGATTCTCGCCCTCTCTACAATGATTATTTGCAACATTTCTTACACTCTCTTGATGCTGCTGCAGTGGGTGTCGGACTACACTGCGTCTCTGACGATATGAAGGGGGGTTGGTGATTATATGGCTATGATGCTGTTAACCCACACTGTCCTGATCTCCTTCCACTGGTGCAGGAGCCACCAGTTCAGGATCAAAAATGTGTCTGTTTTTTATCTATATGTGGCCTTTATAGGCCTTTAATAATCTAATGTCTTTACAACATtgatattgatttgttttattttagattaaacaTAAATTTTTAGAATGACTCATTCATGTTATGTGTGTTGGTGCATATTCAAAGACACACTTTATGGGTCTTTAAACAGGATTGAATGACTTGTATGTTCAATTTGCCTTGACTTCACTGGCACATTCACTGGTATTAAAACATGTAAACAcattaaatgcagtttaaaagTTGTATGCTGACTTGTTGGCTGCTTTTCCCTGATTATCAGGTCCAAAACTATTTTAATACATAACAATCCATTTCTTTtcaattctaaaaatatttataagaaaTAGTCATATGTAGGCATAATGTACAGTTGATGCATGCACATACAAATGAATTGATGTTTGACATACCTTCACTTTTTCTCTTGCTGTGGTCCACGTACTCCAGCTCATCCAAACCATGTAAAACAGAAACAAAGTTAGGTCTCAGTACACATCATCAAGACACAGTATAAATTATCTTACCTCCTGTCTTGACAACTTATAGcacaaattgcaaaaaaaaaatagtaatgtaaaaaatgtttcataataataatgtgcaGGGCAGTCCAGATGATGTGGGGCACAGTTGGGGGATGTCCCCCTTCACTGTGGGGGCCCCCTCAAGCACGGGGCCCAGTGTAACCGCATCAGCTGCACCCCCCTAGGGCGCTCACACTCCAGCCAGACTTTACcttttgcaaacacacacactcacagaagtAACAATCAGTACATCCCCTTAATAGTGAAGAAGATCCACgtttataaaactaaaagatAGCAGTATCTCCCTTATCAGATATTTGAAAGAGCTTGAGAAATGTGACTCCCATTTCCATGAACACTATTCATCTCCTTCATCGCATCAATCCCTCCTTCCTTGGAACCCTTTATTGTCTCACCCTCTACTTAATGTGTTCACGAATGGAGGTGCTTCTCAGAAATAACATCTGTCAGTAAAAGGCAGTGATGGGCTCTGGgaaaagtgaaagaaaacaacagaaaatgtgaGAGAAGAGATGCAATATTGTGACTGATTAGTTTAATAACTGCACATACTGTATCTTGAGTTAATTATGACCCCTTTTAAAATTCTGTCAGTTATCCAGTAATTCGGAAATATGTACCCAAATGTCTTCTGCTTGTATTTGCTGTTACAATGTGTGATACTAACACTTGAGCCAACTCCTAGTGGAAAAGGTTGTAGTTCACTGAATGCCATGAACTCTTCAATCACCAGCAAAGATATAAATTCGCACACATTGTTTTACAAGTTAAAGCGCCTCCGTTCTCCGCCAGACCTGATGCGGTGTCGTCGTGCACGTACGGTTCAAACATCTAAAAAAAGCGCGGAATAAAGACTACTTCCGGTATCCCAGTTGATCGTTGTTGTTCGTTGCTTCCATCAACTTCTCGACAGTCGTTCGCCAGTGCGTTTAACTACTGTTATGGGTTTATTCCGTTTCACGAGGCGTTCAGAGTTtgattaaaacacaaaaaatcgATTTATTCTAACCTTAAATAATGGAAATCTTTAACGTAGAGAGCCGCGAGGCGGGTGAGTTTTATTTAGCTTGTGAGCTAAATGCTAAGAGAGTGAAGCTAGCACAACCAATCCTTTTAAAGTTACTCATACACACCACACAactcaaaacacattttttttgtattatttttaaagagcggaccggtaaaaaaaaaattaaataaaaatgttgttctttaatttaatattattcgAACTGaattaagaatattttaaaaaaatgtccatgatgaataatgacagaatacattTATAATCGAGCTCTATTCACATTATTCATTAAAACCAGATTTATTTTCCTTTGTGATTTAAATTAGTAGCTGTGTAGTTCTCTTAGTTCTCTTTAGTCTACTATAAAGACTCTTTATTGTACTATAAAGTTCTCGTTTcggaacttttttttattaatatttagccaTGTGGATGTTGCACTCCACCTGTTACAGATTTGCTTGCTTAGAATTAACACAATTTGATGTGTTAAATGTTGTTAAGAAAAATATTAGACAAATTgttgtaaatgcattaaattctttaaaacaagAATTAGAATTATCAGAAATATCATACTCATCATTACTATC comes from the Carassius auratus strain Wakin chromosome 4, ASM336829v1, whole genome shotgun sequence genome and includes:
- the LOC113067766 gene encoding deleted in malignant brain tumors 1 protein isoform X2, which encodes MLCSMWLILILGNTISSASESIRLVNGNNSCSGTLEVFYNSQWGTVCDDGWDLLDAAVVCKEMGCGDAIEAKSGAFFRPGGGYVLMSNIACVGNEPTLSSCSSKKFGYFTCDHSKDAGVICDSLVRLVNGSHSCSGRVEVFNENLWGTVCDNGWNYSDAAVICKEMGCGDVFEQRIGGYFSQGSGPVWLSDVQCSYSETSLRHCNLPGWGQNSCGHEKDAAVACQSRIRLENGFNACSGRVEIFYYRWGNPEFGTVCDNNWDLSDAAVVCREMGCGDAREAKIAAYFGQGGGPVWLNDVNCVGNEITLAACKSQNTEDYSLHYKDAGVICQSLVKLVNGTNSCSGRVEVFFDGRWGTVCDDGWDQSDAAVVCKELGCGNIIEAKNAAYFGPGSGIIWLSDLQCASSSTLRNCNSKGWGQNSCGHEKDAGVACQLNIRLLNGITSCSGRVEVFRDRQWGTVFDDGWDLSDAAVVCRQMGCGDAIEAKGGAYFGQGPGQIFMGFVNCFGNETMLTDCKFQRWGMYDHSRDAGVICDPSLRLINGHGSCSGRVEVLYNGAWGTVCDDGWDLTDASVVCREMGCGDVIETKSAAHFGPGSGPVWISDLQCSNTDSRLRDCKSSGWGRGSCGHEKDAGVICKDNVRLVSTTNPCSGRVEVLLAGQWGTVCDVGWDASDAAVVCRQLGCGTVLEVKSAAYFGMGSGTVWMNNVKCSGNEPSLMGCSYNAIPNRCGHEKDAGIICGSVKVMLRVEVKARNGVDPNAAGIIDRLSEEIGKKLQINGNFSLKTWSDGKIFHERIGAAP
- the LOC113068005 gene encoding tetraspanin-7-like, whose amino-acid sequence is MVIDKAQDGAMSFAPPYDSLPAGPSPCSSKEWERELHGAQRLTSPLRVALPSVSRRPSALPGYLLSPSRKYADQQQRLSLSLCSEASLAPPVPAVGAAPPCCRTVGVMPLLRLALLIFSFLFWAAGLAIFTLGVWAQASLFDYMLLSTNRYPNAPIILLCTGAVVTTWGFLGCLGVAANLPYLLRAYGFFQLATLMGGLAAGLSGLFYREDIAEGFRSGLKNAVLDYGEDEGRADALDSLQRALDCCGAEGWRDWLMSNWAIQDTVNSTGGLGNDSSAVSLPDSCCVKRKGCLNRPLPESIFSDTELAGIHAHGCFRKVFSLVNDNIFHIAATVLCLAFTQVAGIALTCLLANRLSPRLQRQAR
- the LOC113067766 gene encoding deleted in malignant brain tumors 1 protein isoform X1, which codes for MLCSMWLILILGNTISSASESIRLVNGNNSCSGTLEVFYNSQWGTVCDDGWDLLDAAVVCKEMGCGDAIEAKSGAFFRPGGGYVLMSNIACVGNEPTLSSCSSKKFGYFTCDHSKDAGVICDSLVRLVNGSHSCSGRVEVFNENLWGTVCDNGWNYSDAAVICKEMGCGDVFEQRIGGYFSQGSGPVWLSDVQCSYSETSLRHCNLPGWGQNSCGHEKDAAVACQSRIRLENGFNACSGRVEIFYYRWGNPEFGTVCDNNWDLSDAAVVCREMGCGDAREAKIAAYFGQGGGPVWLNDVNCVGNEITLAACKSQNTEDYSLHYKDAGVICQSLVKLVNGTNSCSGRVEVFFDGRWGTVCDDGWDQSDAAVVCKELGCGNIIEAKNAAYFGPGSGIIWLSDLQCASSSTLRNCNSKGWGQNSCGHEKDAGVACQLNIRLLNGITSCSGRVEVFRDRQWGTVFDDGWDLSDAAVVCRQMGCGDAIEAKGGAYFGQGPGQIFMGFVNCFGNETMLTDCKFQRWGMYDHSRDAGVICDPSLRLINGHGSCSGRVEVLYNGAWGTVCDDGWDLTDASVVCREMGCGDVIETKSAAHFGPGSGPVWISDLQCSNTDSRLRDCKSSGWGRGSCGHEKDAGVICKDNVRLVSTTNPCSGRVEVLLAGQWGTVCDVGWDASDAAVVCRQLGCGTVLEVKSAAYFGMGSGTVWMNNVKCSGNEPSLMGCSYNAIPNRCGHEKDAGIICGCKCPCFHFSECFIHGDIDDFWFHLAVKVMLRVEVKARNGVDPNAAGIIDRLSEEIGKKLQINGNFSLKTWSDGKIFHERIGAAP